Part of the Amycolatopsis sp. 195334CR genome is shown below.
ACCGGCACCGGAAAGGAATTCCCGAGTTATGCCCGACCGCGTCGACGACTCACCCCCGCTGGACTTCGCGCTCTACGGCCTGAGCGACTCCTGGCAGGGCGCGCGCTGGCTGTCCGCTTTGGAGGGCAAGCCCGGTGCTCCACTGTGGGCAGCCTGGCTCGGCCACTTCTCCCACGACGCCGCCGTCTTCACCGGCTCGGCCGCCCGCACCCGCCACGACGAGCTCCACACCGCCCCCGGCGCGGACCGGCTCAGCCAGGTGGCCTTCACCGCCGCCTTCGCGATGTCCAACTTCACCCTGCCCAGCGCACCCGACCAGCGCCCCGAGAACGTCCTGGACGCCGTCGTCGCCGAGGTCGAGCACGCCGCCGCGAACCACACCCGCTGGGAGAACGCCTCCTGGGAACTCGACGGCGAGATCCTCGCCGCGAAGGTCTGGCGGTTCGCCGGCGCCTGGTGCGCCTTCACCGACACGCTGACCGATGAGTACCTGCTGGCCTACGGCATCGGCGTCGAACCGGACGACCTCGAGTTCGGCAAGGTCACCGACACCCAGCAGTACGGCTTCTCCCGCCGCCAGCGCCTCGGCCCGGCCGCGCTCGCCGAGATCAAGAAGCCGAATCTGCCGCGTCCGGCGCAACTGCACGAGGACCACCGGAAGCTCGTTTCCTGACCACCCGCGCGACCACCATCGCGAACCCGGTCAGCACGGCGACCGCGCCGACCCCGATGCCCGCGGTGACGGCCCAGGTCAGCGGGCCGGGCAGGACGTCGGGCTGCCGCGGCTCGGCGAGCCCGGCGGCGACGAAGGCGCCCGCCTGCGGCAGCGTGCGTTCGGTGCCGTCGGCGCCACGCTCGGCGACCACCCGGCCACGCACCGCGGACATCGGCAGCGCCGCGCGTTCCGGCGTTTCGGAGAACGCCCGTGAATCGAACGCATTACCGCGGTTGTCTCCGAGCAGGAACACCGAATTAGGCGGGATGGTCACCGTAAAGGGAAATGTGCCGCGATCCGGTCCGAGGTACTCCTCGTACACCGGAATGCCGTTCACGACCAGCTCGTCCCGTTCACCGCAGCAGACCACCACGTCACCGCCGAGCCCGATCACCCGGCTGACCAGCTGCCCCTCGCGCTGCCACGCACCGGCGTCCACCACGACCACGTCACCGCGGTGCACCTCGGCCGGTTCTCCCAGCAACAGCAGGCTTCCCGGGGTATACG
Proteins encoded:
- the lepB gene encoding signal peptidase I, which encodes MSEIQARPWWWRGAPFILLPLLIIGGFLVAFGFLHPRITAALDGSDQAVQTAVADRSMGAAYTPGSLLLLGEPAEVHRGDVVVVDAGAWQREGQLVSRVIGLGGDVVVCCGERDELVVNGIPVYEEYLGPDRGTFPFTVTIPPNSVFLLGDNRGNAFDSRAFSETPERAALPMSAVRGRVVAERGADGTERTLPQAGAFVAAGLAEPRQPDVLPGPLTWAVTAGIGVGAVAVLTGFAMVVARVVRKRASGGPRAVAPDAADSAS